A genomic window from Osmia bicornis bicornis chromosome 4, iOsmBic2.1, whole genome shotgun sequence includes:
- the LOC114877096 gene encoding CCR4-NOT transcription complex subunit 7 isoform X1, with protein MPSATGTVKEGGGNPIGQQKGGATMPSNEECGIRDVWGHNLEEEFRTIRQVVQQYQYIAMDTEFPGVVARPIGEFRTSADYQYQLLRCNVDLLRIIQLGLTFLDESGNTPGGSYTTWQFNFKFNLQEDMYAQDSIDMLQNSGIQFKKHEEEGIDPLDFAELLMTSGIVLVDDIKWLSFHSGYDFGYLLKLLTDQNLPHEESEFFELLRIYFPTIYDVKYLMKSCKNLKGGLQEVAEQLEIQRVGPQHQAGSDSLLTGMVFFKMREMFFEDNIDDAKYCGHLYGLGTSFVVNGSGGYLDSNGDNSSSS; from the exons ATGCCCTCAGCTACCG GAACTGTGAAGGAAG GAGGAGGTAACCCTATAGGGCAGCAGAAGGGCGGGGCGACTATGCCCAGTAATGAAGAATGCGGGATCCGAGATGTTTGGGGTCACAACCTCGAAGAAGAGTTTCGCACCATTCGACAAGTTGTACAGcaatatcagtatattgcgaTGGATACCGAATTTCCCGGTGTAGTAGCTAGGCCTATTG GCGAATTCAGGACTAGCGCTGATTATCAGTATCAGTTATTGCGGTGTAATGTAGATcttttgcgaataattcaacTCGGTCTTACGTTTCTCGATGAATCGGGAAATACACCTGGCGGTAGTTATACGACGTggcaatttaatttcaaatttaatttaca GGAAGACATGTATGCGCAAGACAGTATAGACATGCTACAAAACAGTGgtatacaatttaaaaaacacGAAGAAGAGGGTATCGACCCTTTAGACTTTGCCGAACTTTTGATGACATCGGGAATTGTTTTGGTCGATGACATAAAATGGCTATCCTTTCATTCTGGTTACGATTTTGGCTATCTATTGAAACTTCTTACAGACCAAAATTTGCCGCACGAAGAAAGtgaattctttgaacttcttaGGATATATTTTCCGACGATATACGATGTAAAA TATTTAATGAAATCGTGCAAAAATCTAAAAGGAGGCCTACAAGAGGTAGCGGAACAATTGGAAATTCAAAGAGTTGGTCCGCAACATCAAGCTGGATCTGATTCGTTACTTACGGGAATGGTCTTCTTCAAAATGCGAGAG atGTTTTTCGAGGATAATATTGATGATGCGAAATATTGCGGTCATTTGTACGGTTTGGGAACGTCGTTTGTCGTGAACGGTTCAGGAGGGTACCTAGACAGTAATGGAGATAATTCTTCGTCTTCGTAA
- the LOC114878657 gene encoding kunitz-type serine protease inhibitor Bt-KTI-like, translated as MNGRIVALFLVALCCALMVNEVSSSVGPQCLMPLERGPCRALMKRYGYNPETNRCEEFFFGGCQGNANNFMNLDMCKESCS; from the exons atgaacgGCAGAATCGTTGCTTTGTTCTTGGTTGCTCTGTGTTGCGCCCTAATGGTGAATGAAGTATCATCGTCTGTAGGTCCAC AATGCCTTATGCCATTGGAACGTGGACCATGTAGAGCACTGATGAAAAGATACGGATACAATCCAGAGACGAATAGATGCGaagaatttttcttcggcGGCTGTCAAGGAAACGCAAACAATTTCATGAATCTGGATATGTGTAAAGAAAGCTGTTCGTAA
- the LOC114877096 gene encoding CCR4-NOT transcription complex subunit 7 isoform X2, protein MPSATGGGNPIGQQKGGATMPSNEECGIRDVWGHNLEEEFRTIRQVVQQYQYIAMDTEFPGVVARPIGEFRTSADYQYQLLRCNVDLLRIIQLGLTFLDESGNTPGGSYTTWQFNFKFNLQEDMYAQDSIDMLQNSGIQFKKHEEEGIDPLDFAELLMTSGIVLVDDIKWLSFHSGYDFGYLLKLLTDQNLPHEESEFFELLRIYFPTIYDVKYLMKSCKNLKGGLQEVAEQLEIQRVGPQHQAGSDSLLTGMVFFKMREMFFEDNIDDAKYCGHLYGLGTSFVVNGSGGYLDSNGDNSSSS, encoded by the exons ATGCCCTCAGCTACCG GAGGAGGTAACCCTATAGGGCAGCAGAAGGGCGGGGCGACTATGCCCAGTAATGAAGAATGCGGGATCCGAGATGTTTGGGGTCACAACCTCGAAGAAGAGTTTCGCACCATTCGACAAGTTGTACAGcaatatcagtatattgcgaTGGATACCGAATTTCCCGGTGTAGTAGCTAGGCCTATTG GCGAATTCAGGACTAGCGCTGATTATCAGTATCAGTTATTGCGGTGTAATGTAGATcttttgcgaataattcaacTCGGTCTTACGTTTCTCGATGAATCGGGAAATACACCTGGCGGTAGTTATACGACGTggcaatttaatttcaaatttaatttaca GGAAGACATGTATGCGCAAGACAGTATAGACATGCTACAAAACAGTGgtatacaatttaaaaaacacGAAGAAGAGGGTATCGACCCTTTAGACTTTGCCGAACTTTTGATGACATCGGGAATTGTTTTGGTCGATGACATAAAATGGCTATCCTTTCATTCTGGTTACGATTTTGGCTATCTATTGAAACTTCTTACAGACCAAAATTTGCCGCACGAAGAAAGtgaattctttgaacttcttaGGATATATTTTCCGACGATATACGATGTAAAA TATTTAATGAAATCGTGCAAAAATCTAAAAGGAGGCCTACAAGAGGTAGCGGAACAATTGGAAATTCAAAGAGTTGGTCCGCAACATCAAGCTGGATCTGATTCGTTACTTACGGGAATGGTCTTCTTCAAAATGCGAGAG atGTTTTTCGAGGATAATATTGATGATGCGAAATATTGCGGTCATTTGTACGGTTTGGGAACGTCGTTTGTCGTGAACGGTTCAGGAGGGTACCTAGACAGTAATGGAGATAATTCTTCGTCTTCGTAA
- the LOC114874972 gene encoding protein mesh isoform X2 translates to MRNKLRPDRVSGFAKSILVGCFLLSILIVRISAQIDNETFENAFGLDETEFPDNEEPIYTGSNTDDEKVEAEGPLSEVENLNGDEGGNNEDDVKEVNGDVPANVNENSGQENNAKEEVSVSHGISGKMAGGKSEKYVRYDSDLPEADRYAPRSDDSVLDYVLTETRLKEIRSKFMYWFFDKGGDDDEGDYQKQIQSSTPQIHKNFNFQLPFYKFRYNYTRISMNGFIEFSDPPVHYTYPLVFPVKDWPKKNDPSFIGMFFSKCRIGKIRKTDIDQRKPGVYFRMERDLENRKDQFGVEMRERVKWDIREGIIGTESFEPKHAVIVTWKNMSFAGGIDNSLYKTNTFQMVLATDEVTTYVIFNYLDIQWTSHTEAGGDTTGGEGGVAAFVGFNAGNGTERYEYKPYSQKSTIRDLPGRGWANGFPGRHIFRIDEKIMPGTCNKDIAGANLDLIFAPESGNMLGGTIVNITGPCFNETEMIRCMFETVVVTGTVIDKNRAICVQPFVRAEGYVRFAISIGDSKTYNWKGKYFIETPATAAEKIKVSNTVHEKNPATIEVTWKPHNLTNNLNAGIQIALWGYRETKTTPEFEYIDILEQGITNIGSYIIRPASLRNRTNRYQQDMNFGFIQLNLTDPLKQTGLNITPNLWSRPIPLAWYFGPQWERMYGSAWAQKLCDKWIMNDRYLKNFAGEVALCPCIVEHALTDKGRFLPDYDCDKDSNLDCMYNKHAYHCVRTGAPSMDGSEQQCCYDHRGYLMLTYDQQWGSRPHRSHNLGYYPWDEANKVPTLSHWHHDVAPFYMCCLWQEEHAVGCETFRFERRPSQDCIAYQSPAVATVFGDPHVVTFDGLEYTFNGKGEFVLVRVNNMKDKLDIQARFEQLPNNVYGEVKATQLTSIAARGNNSATIEVRLRPKHAQWRYRLDVFANERRVYFDRRALKFQHFSGVVVYTPTYILNQSEVIIMFDTGAGVEVVENEGYMTARVYLPWTYLNKTKGLFGTWNFDITDDLTTPDGNQVSGTNLNHFETVHKDFGLNWMLEDKEDAQKGGALFTRKFGRTSSYYSNRTFEAEWRKTPGEIIPSNRSYDIQRAIDLCGDLYQCQYDYALSLNRDLAHFTKNYYNTYTQIRDLNMNQRVVSCGVLETPRFGRKSNFFFVPGTKVTFECNQDFTLIGDQRRVCTPEGRWNVPEYGYTECLRQQEYSSRQAGITTGIIFACLIPILLLIVCVAVRVLKKQREQREQEESLHRARSAELQRLRKIKEDDEPTTYSSKATDIN, encoded by the exons ATGCGAAACAAGTTACGTCCTGATCGCGTTTCCGGTTTCGCTAAATCGATTCTCGTCGGTTGTTTTCTCTTATCCATATTAATTGTACGAATATCGGCTCAAATCGATAACGAGACATTCGAAAACGCGTTTGGATTGGACGAGACTGAATTCCCGGATAATGAAGAACCGATCTATACAGGAAGTAACACAGATGACGAAAAGGTGGAAGCAGAAGGTCCACTGTCGGAAGTGGAAAATCTGAACGGCGACGAGGGTGGCAATAATGAGGACGATGTAAAGGAGGTAAATGGTGATGTTCCAGCTAACGTGAATGAAAATTCAGGTCAAGAAAATAATGCTAAAGAAGAAGTTAGCGTTTCGCATGGTATATCCGGCAAAATGGCCGGgggaaaaagtgaaaaatatgTGAGATACG ATTCCGATTTACCAGAAGCGGATCGATACGCTCCTCGTTCGGATGATTCAGTTCTTGATTACGTTTTAACGGAAACCAGGTTAAAAGAAATTCGATCGAAGTTTATGTACTGGTTCTTCGACAAAGGTGGTGACGACGACGAAGGCGATTATCAAAAACAAATTCAATCTTCCACACCGCAAATACATAAGAACTTCAACTTCCAATTGCCCTTCTATAAATTTAGATATAATTATACCAGG ATATCCATGAACGGTTTCATAGAATTCAGCGATCCTCCAGTGCACTACACCTACCCTCTCGTGTTTCCCGTTAAAGATTGGCCAAAAAAGAACGATCCTAGCTTCATAGGAATGTTCTTCAGCAAATGTCGTAtaggaaaaataagaaaaaccGACATCGATCAAAGAAAACCAGGAGTATACTTTAG aatgGAGAGGGACTTGGAAAACAGAAAGGATCAATTTGGCGTTGAGATGCGCGAACGCGTTAAATGGGATATCCGGGAAGGAATTATCGGTACCGAATCCTTTGAACCCAAGCATGCAGTTATAGTTACATGGAAGAACATGTCTTTTGCCGGTGGTATCGACAATTCCCTTTACAAAACGAACACCTTTCAAATGGTACTGGCCACCGACGAAGTGACTACATACgtgatatttaattacttgGACATTCAATGGACCAGTCACACGGAAGCTGGTGGTGACACTACGGGTGGAGAAGGTGGTGTAGCAGCGTTC GTCGGTTTCAATGCCGGAAATGGTACAGAAAGATACGAATACAAACCATACTCCCAGAAGTCGACGATTCGTGATCTACCGGGTAGAGGATGGGCAAATGGTTTTCCAGGTCGTCACATATTCAGGATAGACGAAAAGATAATGCCAGGCACTTGCAACAAAGACATCG CGGGAGCAAATTTAGATCTCATATTCGCGCCTGAGAGCGGGAACATGTTAGGTGGTACCATCGTGAATATCACCGGTCCATGTTTCAACGAGACTGAGATGATTCGATGTATGTTTGAAACTGTAGTAGTAACCGGTACTGTGATCGACAAAAATCGTGCGATTTGTGTTCAGCCCTTTGTGAGGGCAGAAGGATACGTTCGATTTGCGATCAGCATTGGTGACAGTAAAACTTATAACTGGAAAGGGAAATATTTTATCG AGACACCAGCCACGGCAGCGGAGAAGATCAAAGTATCAAATACTGTTCACGAGAAGAATCCTGCCACGATAGAAGTCACTTGGAAGCCTCACAATTTGACCAACAATTTAAATGCTGGCATACAGATAGCATTGTGGGGATATCGCGAGACAAAAACTACCCCAGAATTCGAGTACATCGACATTTTGGAG CAAGGAATCACGAATATCGGTTCCTATATCATCCGCCCAGCTTCATTGCGTAACCGCACTAATCGGTACCAACAGGATATGAATTTTGGATTCATCCAGCTCAATTTGACCGACCCGTTGAAACAAACTGGCCTAAATATTACACC AAATTTGTGGAGTAGACCAATTCCATTGGCCTGGTACTTTGGTCCGCAGTGGGAAAGAATGTACGGATCGGCATGGGCTCAAAAACTTTGCGATAAGTGGATAATGAACGATAGATACCTGAAGAATTTCGCGGGCGAGGTGGCCTTGTGCCCGTGTATCGTGGAACATGCATTAACCGATAAAGGTCGCTTCCTTCCGGATTACGATTGTGACAAGGACTCGAATCTAGACTGCATGTACAATAAGCATGCTTATCATTGCGTGAGAACTGGCGCACCTAG TATGGACGGTTCCGAGCAACAATGCTGTTACGACCACAGAGGCTATCTGATGTTAACGTACGATCAGCAATGGGGTTCCAGGCCGCATCGATCCCATAATTTAGGATATTACCCATGGGACGAGGCGAACAAGGTTCCCACCCTTTCACACTGGCACCATGATGTTGCACCATTCTATATGTGCTGTTTATGGCAAGAAGAACACGCTGTTGGTTGCGAAACGTTCCGATTCGAAAGACGACCGAGTCAAGATTGTATCGCTTATCAGTCTCCAGCGGTGGCAACGGTGTTCGGTGACCCTCATGTCGTTACTTTTGACGGTCTTGAGTACACGTTCAATGGAAAAGGGGAATTTGTCCTGGTACGCGTAAATAACATGAAAGATAAACTCGACATTCAAGCCAGGTTCGAACAATTACCGAACAACGTGTATGGCGAAGTTAAAGCTACTCAGTTGACGTCTATTGCTg CAAGAGGGAACAATTCAGCCACCATTGAAGTTCGATTGAGACCTAAACACGCTCAGTGGAGGTATCGTCTCGACGTCTTCGCTAATGAACGTCGAGTGTATTTCGACAGACGGGCCCTTAAATTTCAACACTTCAGTGGCGTTGTAGTTTACACGCCCACTTATATTCTAAATCAAAGCGAAGTGATTATCATGTTCGACACGGGTGCTGGCGTGGAGGTTGTAGAAAACGAGGGGTACATGACGGCCAGGGTTTATCTGCCTTGGACTTATTTG AACAAGACTAAAGGACTATTTGGTACATGGAACTTCGACATCACGGACGACCTGACGACTCCTGATGGCAACCAAGTTTCCGGCACCAATTTGAATCACTTCGAGACCGTTCACAAAGACTTCGGGCTAAACTGGATGCTGGAAGACAAGGAAGATGCGCAGAAAGGAGGGGCTTTGTTCACTAGAAAATTCGGTAGAACCTCTAGTTATTACtccaatagaactttcgaagCTGAATGGAGGAAAACACCGGGGGAAATAATACCATCTAACAG gtcGTACGATATACAACGAGCTATTGATCTTTGCGGAGATTTGTATCAATGCCAATACGATTACGCGTTGTCGCTTAATAGAGACTTGGCTCACTTTACGAAAAACTATTACAATACGTACACTCAAATTAGAGACCTGAATATGAATCAACGCG ttGTATCTTGTGGTGTATTGGAAACGCCACGTTTTGGACGCAAGAGTAACTTCTTCTTTGTACCGGGGACAAAGGTTACTTTTGAATGCAATCAAGATTTCACGTTGATTGGTGATCAACGACGTGTGTGCACGCCGGAAGGTCGCTGGAACGTGCCGGAGTACGGATACACAGAGTGTCTAC GTCAACAGGAATATAGTTCTCGACAGGCGGGTATTACCACTGGAATAATATTTGCTTGTTTAATTCCGATTCTACTGCTAATAGTTTGTGTGGCAGTTAGAGTTTTGAAGAAACAGAGAGAACAACGAGAGCAGGAGGAATCTTTGCACAG aGCAAGGAGTGCAGAACTTCAAagattaagaaaaattaaagaagaCGACGAACCAACTACTTATTCCAGTAAAGCAACAGATATCAATTAG
- the LOC114874972 gene encoding protein mesh isoform X1 — protein sequence MRNKLRPDRVSGFAKSILVGCFLLSILIVRISAQIDNETFENAFGLDETEFPDNEEPIYTGSNTDDEKVEAEGPLSEVENLNGDEGGNNEDDVKEVNGDVPANVNENSGQENNAKEEVSVSHGISGKMAGGKSEKYVRYDSDLPEADRYAPRSDDSVLDYVLTETRLKEIRSKFMYWFFDKGGDDDEGDYQKQIQSSTPQIHKNFNFQLPFYKFRYNYTRISMNGFIEFSDPPVHYTYPLVFPVKDWPKKNDPSFIGMFFSKCRIGKIRKTDIDQRKPGVYFRMERDLENRKDQFGVEMRERVKWDIREGIIGTESFEPKHAVIVTWKNMSFAGGIDNSLYKTNTFQMVLATDEVTTYVIFNYLDIQWTSHTEAGGDTTGGEGGVAAFVGFNAGNGTERYEYKPYSQKSTIRDLPGRGWANGFPGRHIFRIDEKIMPGTCNKDIAGANLDLIFAPESGNMLGGTIVNITGPCFNETEMIRCMFETVVVTGTVIDKNRAICVQPFVRAEGYVRFAISIGDSKTYNWKGKYFIETPATAAEKIKVSNTVHEKNPATIEVTWKPHNLTNNLNAGIQIALWGYRETKTTPEFEYIDILEQGITNIGSYIIRPASLRNRTNRYQQDMNFGFIQLNLTDPLKQTGLNITPNLWSRPIPLAWYFGPQWERMYGSAWAQKLCDKWIMNDRYLKNFAGEVALCPCIVEHALTDKGRFLPDYDCDKDSNLDCMYNKHAYHCVRTGAPSMDGSEQQCCYDHRGYLMLTYDQQWGSRPHRSHNLGYYPWDEANKVPTLSHWHHDVAPFYMCCLWQEEHAVGCETFRFERRPSQDCIAYQSPAVATVFGDPHVVTFDGLEYTFNGKGEFVLVRVNNMKDKLDIQARFEQLPNNVYGEVKATQLTSIAARGNNSATIEVRLRPKHAQWRYRLDVFANERRVYFDRRALKFQHFSGVVVYTPTYILNQSEVIIMFDTGAGVEVVENEGYMTARVYLPWTYLNKTKGLFGTWNFDITDDLTTPDGNQVSGTNLNHFETVHKDFGLNWMLEDKEDAQKGGALFTRKFGRTSSYYSNRTFEAEWRKTPGEIIPSNRSYDIQRAIDLCGDLYQCQYDYALSLNRDLAHFTKNYYNTYTQIRDLNMNQRVVSCGVLETPRFGRKSNFFFVPGTKVTFECNQDFTLIGDQRRVCTPEGRWNVPEYGYTECLRQIEYAQRTAWTTMGIIFAVSIPIIGCILGSFFLIRKNQKQGGSVNSWRYSERSSGIDNESTLLKQATPLKAYERPISPVSDTSTAASTVKKPHSYDKVYRTHEPLPNRPNVDFEDKDWDLKEPNSPTDSEKSMTESIRKAGSPTKESDV from the exons ATGCGAAACAAGTTACGTCCTGATCGCGTTTCCGGTTTCGCTAAATCGATTCTCGTCGGTTGTTTTCTCTTATCCATATTAATTGTACGAATATCGGCTCAAATCGATAACGAGACATTCGAAAACGCGTTTGGATTGGACGAGACTGAATTCCCGGATAATGAAGAACCGATCTATACAGGAAGTAACACAGATGACGAAAAGGTGGAAGCAGAAGGTCCACTGTCGGAAGTGGAAAATCTGAACGGCGACGAGGGTGGCAATAATGAGGACGATGTAAAGGAGGTAAATGGTGATGTTCCAGCTAACGTGAATGAAAATTCAGGTCAAGAAAATAATGCTAAAGAAGAAGTTAGCGTTTCGCATGGTATATCCGGCAAAATGGCCGGgggaaaaagtgaaaaatatgTGAGATACG ATTCCGATTTACCAGAAGCGGATCGATACGCTCCTCGTTCGGATGATTCAGTTCTTGATTACGTTTTAACGGAAACCAGGTTAAAAGAAATTCGATCGAAGTTTATGTACTGGTTCTTCGACAAAGGTGGTGACGACGACGAAGGCGATTATCAAAAACAAATTCAATCTTCCACACCGCAAATACATAAGAACTTCAACTTCCAATTGCCCTTCTATAAATTTAGATATAATTATACCAGG ATATCCATGAACGGTTTCATAGAATTCAGCGATCCTCCAGTGCACTACACCTACCCTCTCGTGTTTCCCGTTAAAGATTGGCCAAAAAAGAACGATCCTAGCTTCATAGGAATGTTCTTCAGCAAATGTCGTAtaggaaaaataagaaaaaccGACATCGATCAAAGAAAACCAGGAGTATACTTTAG aatgGAGAGGGACTTGGAAAACAGAAAGGATCAATTTGGCGTTGAGATGCGCGAACGCGTTAAATGGGATATCCGGGAAGGAATTATCGGTACCGAATCCTTTGAACCCAAGCATGCAGTTATAGTTACATGGAAGAACATGTCTTTTGCCGGTGGTATCGACAATTCCCTTTACAAAACGAACACCTTTCAAATGGTACTGGCCACCGACGAAGTGACTACATACgtgatatttaattacttgGACATTCAATGGACCAGTCACACGGAAGCTGGTGGTGACACTACGGGTGGAGAAGGTGGTGTAGCAGCGTTC GTCGGTTTCAATGCCGGAAATGGTACAGAAAGATACGAATACAAACCATACTCCCAGAAGTCGACGATTCGTGATCTACCGGGTAGAGGATGGGCAAATGGTTTTCCAGGTCGTCACATATTCAGGATAGACGAAAAGATAATGCCAGGCACTTGCAACAAAGACATCG CGGGAGCAAATTTAGATCTCATATTCGCGCCTGAGAGCGGGAACATGTTAGGTGGTACCATCGTGAATATCACCGGTCCATGTTTCAACGAGACTGAGATGATTCGATGTATGTTTGAAACTGTAGTAGTAACCGGTACTGTGATCGACAAAAATCGTGCGATTTGTGTTCAGCCCTTTGTGAGGGCAGAAGGATACGTTCGATTTGCGATCAGCATTGGTGACAGTAAAACTTATAACTGGAAAGGGAAATATTTTATCG AGACACCAGCCACGGCAGCGGAGAAGATCAAAGTATCAAATACTGTTCACGAGAAGAATCCTGCCACGATAGAAGTCACTTGGAAGCCTCACAATTTGACCAACAATTTAAATGCTGGCATACAGATAGCATTGTGGGGATATCGCGAGACAAAAACTACCCCAGAATTCGAGTACATCGACATTTTGGAG CAAGGAATCACGAATATCGGTTCCTATATCATCCGCCCAGCTTCATTGCGTAACCGCACTAATCGGTACCAACAGGATATGAATTTTGGATTCATCCAGCTCAATTTGACCGACCCGTTGAAACAAACTGGCCTAAATATTACACC AAATTTGTGGAGTAGACCAATTCCATTGGCCTGGTACTTTGGTCCGCAGTGGGAAAGAATGTACGGATCGGCATGGGCTCAAAAACTTTGCGATAAGTGGATAATGAACGATAGATACCTGAAGAATTTCGCGGGCGAGGTGGCCTTGTGCCCGTGTATCGTGGAACATGCATTAACCGATAAAGGTCGCTTCCTTCCGGATTACGATTGTGACAAGGACTCGAATCTAGACTGCATGTACAATAAGCATGCTTATCATTGCGTGAGAACTGGCGCACCTAG TATGGACGGTTCCGAGCAACAATGCTGTTACGACCACAGAGGCTATCTGATGTTAACGTACGATCAGCAATGGGGTTCCAGGCCGCATCGATCCCATAATTTAGGATATTACCCATGGGACGAGGCGAACAAGGTTCCCACCCTTTCACACTGGCACCATGATGTTGCACCATTCTATATGTGCTGTTTATGGCAAGAAGAACACGCTGTTGGTTGCGAAACGTTCCGATTCGAAAGACGACCGAGTCAAGATTGTATCGCTTATCAGTCTCCAGCGGTGGCAACGGTGTTCGGTGACCCTCATGTCGTTACTTTTGACGGTCTTGAGTACACGTTCAATGGAAAAGGGGAATTTGTCCTGGTACGCGTAAATAACATGAAAGATAAACTCGACATTCAAGCCAGGTTCGAACAATTACCGAACAACGTGTATGGCGAAGTTAAAGCTACTCAGTTGACGTCTATTGCTg CAAGAGGGAACAATTCAGCCACCATTGAAGTTCGATTGAGACCTAAACACGCTCAGTGGAGGTATCGTCTCGACGTCTTCGCTAATGAACGTCGAGTGTATTTCGACAGACGGGCCCTTAAATTTCAACACTTCAGTGGCGTTGTAGTTTACACGCCCACTTATATTCTAAATCAAAGCGAAGTGATTATCATGTTCGACACGGGTGCTGGCGTGGAGGTTGTAGAAAACGAGGGGTACATGACGGCCAGGGTTTATCTGCCTTGGACTTATTTG AACAAGACTAAAGGACTATTTGGTACATGGAACTTCGACATCACGGACGACCTGACGACTCCTGATGGCAACCAAGTTTCCGGCACCAATTTGAATCACTTCGAGACCGTTCACAAAGACTTCGGGCTAAACTGGATGCTGGAAGACAAGGAAGATGCGCAGAAAGGAGGGGCTTTGTTCACTAGAAAATTCGGTAGAACCTCTAGTTATTACtccaatagaactttcgaagCTGAATGGAGGAAAACACCGGGGGAAATAATACCATCTAACAG gtcGTACGATATACAACGAGCTATTGATCTTTGCGGAGATTTGTATCAATGCCAATACGATTACGCGTTGTCGCTTAATAGAGACTTGGCTCACTTTACGAAAAACTATTACAATACGTACACTCAAATTAGAGACCTGAATATGAATCAACGCG ttGTATCTTGTGGTGTATTGGAAACGCCACGTTTTGGACGCAAGAGTAACTTCTTCTTTGTACCGGGGACAAAGGTTACTTTTGAATGCAATCAAGATTTCACGTTGATTGGTGATCAACGACGTGTGTGCACGCCGGAAGGTCGCTGGAACGTGCCGGAGTACGGATACACAGAGTGTCTAC GTCAGATCGAGTATGCTCAGCGTACAGCGTGGACAACGATGGGCATTATTTTCGCCGTGTCAATTCCTATAATAGGATGTATCCTgggttcattttttttaatacgaAAGAATCAGAAACAGGGAGGTTCCGTGAATTCGTGGCGTTATTCTGAACGCAGTTCCGGTATTGATAACGAATCTACGTTGCTGAAACAGGCTACACCGTTGAAAGCGTACGAAAGACCAATTTCACCAGTTAGCGATACCAGTACTGCAGCCAGTACGGTCAAGAAACCTCACAGTTACGACAAAGTCTATCGCACACACGAACCATTACCAAACAGACCGAATGTCGATTTCGAGGACAAAGACTGGGACCTTAAAGAACCTAATTCCCCGACCGATTCGGAGAAAAGCATGACAGAGTCTATTAGAAAAGCTGGAAGTCCCACGAAAGAGAGCGACGTATAA